A single region of the Desulfocurvibacter africanus subsp. africanus DSM 2603 genome encodes:
- a CDS encoding TorD/DmsD family molecular chaperone has protein sequence MHTHCPESLGELRRPLAQDVRRACALRDFFLASGGADMVRAARLLACEDAAGPDLAAADPAQVEFAFNRLFVGPMALEAPPFASVYLEPEPLVMGKTTLSVRGVYHALGLASFLEGSLPDDHLGLELDCAAIMHAALEQRPDRTLSELYAWFVGEHMAAWVPAFAARVEAAASTTPVIAYCVRQLLRWLDEGVAATSGKA, from the coding sequence ATGCACACACACTGCCCTGAATCCCTTGGCGAACTCAGGCGGCCTCTGGCGCAGGACGTACGTCGTGCCTGCGCGTTGCGAGACTTCTTCCTGGCCTCAGGCGGCGCGGACATGGTCCGGGCCGCGCGGCTCCTGGCCTGCGAGGACGCCGCCGGTCCGGACCTGGCTGCAGCCGATCCGGCGCAGGTCGAGTTCGCCTTCAACCGGCTTTTCGTGGGGCCCATGGCCCTGGAGGCCCCGCCGTTCGCCTCGGTTTACCTGGAGCCCGAGCCCCTGGTCATGGGCAAAACGACCCTGAGCGTGCGCGGCGTCTATCACGCCCTGGGCCTGGCCTCCTTTCTGGAGGGCAGCCTGCCCGACGACCACCTGGGCCTGGAGCTGGACTGCGCGGCGATCATGCACGCGGCCCTGGAGCAAAGGCCCGACCGGACATTGAGCGAGCTGTACGCCTGGTTCGTGGGCGAGCACATGGCGGCCTGGGTGCCTGCCTTTGCCGCGCGGGTGGAGGCGGCCGCCTCGACAACCCCGGTCATCGCGTATTGCGTCCGCCAGCTCCTGCGCTGGCTGGATGAGGGAGTCGCCGCCACGAGCGGCAAAGCCTGA
- a CDS encoding HPP family protein produces the protein MLVDEAMTKKVLTVEPDTKLEALLSTYRHDEISRLVYVVDKKEGLLGIISSFDILTKLVGGTGLNKLLGRRTVFDIKDGIEQHKHLTAADLMITNYLSVAPYENVTRAMEIISQKRILALPVASDNKLRGEISRYSILRAIARAGMRLPLG, from the coding sequence ATGCTAGTCGACGAGGCCATGACCAAGAAGGTGCTCACTGTTGAGCCGGATACCAAACTGGAAGCGCTGCTCAGCACCTATCGCCACGACGAGATATCCCGGCTGGTCTATGTGGTTGACAAGAAGGAAGGGCTGCTCGGGATCATATCGAGCTTCGATATTCTCACCAAGCTCGTGGGCGGAACCGGCCTCAACAAGCTGCTCGGTCGGCGCACGGTGTTCGACATCAAGGACGGCATCGAACAGCACAAGCACCTTACCGCCGCGGACCTGATGATCACCAACTACTTGAGCGTCGCCCCGTATGAAAACGTCACCCGGGCCATGGAGATCATCTCCCAAAAGCGCATTCTGGCCCTGCCCGTGGCCAGCGACAACAAGCTTCGCGGGGAGATCAGCCGTTACAGCATTCTGCGCGCAATCGCCCGGGCCGGCATGAGACTGCCGCTAGGCTAA
- the nadD gene encoding nicotinate (nicotinamide) nucleotide adenylyltransferase: MRLGIFGGSFNPVHVGHLRIAIEVRETLELDQVDMVPVASPPHKEASDLLPFWLRCLILKAAVKQAPGLALNDLEALLPEPSYTHRTLSAYREILPDAELYFILGASDLLLLDLWHRGREMHELANFVVVPRFGKDLQAVADFVPRFWPDAERLSACAHSAQPSNCQACWRLPSGNLLQYVHAPGLDVSATDIRYRFLDGRSLVYLVPSEVEQVLMERREEVRRIWSVRPEGKHTRCRAEDDGEE, encoded by the coding sequence ATGCGCCTGGGCATTTTCGGCGGCAGCTTCAACCCGGTCCATGTGGGTCATTTGCGCATCGCCATCGAGGTCCGCGAGACGCTCGAACTCGACCAGGTGGATATGGTGCCCGTGGCTTCGCCGCCGCACAAGGAGGCCTCGGACCTCCTGCCTTTCTGGCTGCGCTGCCTGATCCTCAAGGCCGCCGTGAAGCAGGCTCCGGGTCTGGCCCTCAACGATCTGGAGGCCTTGCTCCCGGAGCCGTCCTACACCCATCGCACTTTGTCGGCCTATCGGGAGATTCTGCCCGATGCCGAGCTGTATTTCATCCTGGGGGCCAGCGATCTGCTTCTGCTCGACTTATGGCACCGGGGCCGCGAGATGCACGAGTTGGCCAACTTCGTGGTGGTGCCGCGCTTTGGCAAGGATCTGCAGGCTGTGGCGGATTTCGTGCCGCGATTCTGGCCCGACGCCGAGCGTCTATCCGCTTGCGCGCACTCCGCGCAGCCGAGCAACTGCCAAGCCTGCTGGCGGCTGCCCAGCGGCAATCTCTTGCAGTACGTGCATGCGCCGGGCCTGGATGTGAGCGCCACGGATATCCGGTATCGTTTTCTGGACGGCCGGTCCCTGGTTTATCTGGTGCCCAGCGAGGTCGAGCAAGTGCTCATGGAGCGTCGGGAGGAAGTTCGGCGCATCTGGAGCGTACGGCCCGAGGGCAAGCACACGCGTTGCCGGGCGGAGGACGACGGGGAGGAATAA
- a CDS encoding glutamate-5-semialdehyde dehydrogenase, translating into MELKMQMRALAEAARQAARGMAKAGGVAKNEALLVLAEMLHERREEIFAANGKDVRQARQNGLDEPKIDRLTITAKVVDSMIQACREVAAQDDPVGAIETMWQRPNGLLVGRMRIPLGVICMIYESRPNVTVDAAILCLKAGNAVILRGGSEAFHSNTLLAAMLGEALAKAGLPAAAATLVPTTERAAVTALLKMDDLIDVVIPRGGEGLIRAVVEQATMPVLKHYKGVCHAYVDQGADLGQALEIVFNGKCQRPGVCNALEGLLVHAAEAGEFLPKVAAKLGEAGVEFRACPRALPLLGQHAKPAQESDWGFEFHDLIMAVKVVDSQDEAQEHIARYGSNHTEVIISRDHERIMRFLREVDASLVAANASSRFNDGSELGLGAEIGISTSKLHAYGPMGARELTSSKFVILGKGQVRT; encoded by the coding sequence ATGGAACTGAAGATGCAGATGCGCGCACTGGCCGAAGCGGCCAGGCAGGCGGCCCGAGGCATGGCCAAGGCAGGCGGAGTGGCCAAGAACGAAGCCCTCCTGGTCCTCGCGGAAATGCTCCACGAACGGCGCGAGGAAATCTTCGCCGCGAATGGCAAGGATGTGCGGCAAGCCAGGCAGAACGGCCTGGACGAACCCAAGATAGACCGGCTGACCATCACGGCCAAGGTCGTGGATTCCATGATCCAGGCCTGCCGCGAAGTGGCGGCCCAGGATGACCCGGTGGGCGCCATCGAAACCATGTGGCAGCGGCCCAACGGACTGCTCGTGGGACGCATGCGCATCCCCCTGGGCGTCATCTGCATGATCTACGAGTCCCGGCCCAACGTGACCGTGGACGCGGCCATCCTGTGCCTCAAGGCCGGCAACGCGGTCATCCTGCGCGGCGGCTCCGAGGCCTTCCACTCCAATACGCTGCTGGCTGCCATGCTGGGCGAGGCTCTGGCCAAGGCCGGGCTGCCCGCGGCCGCCGCGACCCTGGTGCCCACCACCGAGCGCGCCGCCGTAACGGCCCTGCTCAAGATGGACGACCTCATCGACGTGGTCATCCCGCGCGGCGGCGAAGGGCTCATTCGCGCCGTGGTTGAACAGGCCACCATGCCCGTGCTCAAGCACTACAAGGGCGTGTGTCACGCCTATGTGGATCAGGGCGCGGACCTGGGACAGGCCCTGGAGATCGTCTTCAACGGCAAATGCCAGCGGCCAGGGGTGTGCAACGCCCTGGAAGGCCTGCTCGTGCATGCGGCCGAGGCCGGGGAATTCCTGCCCAAGGTAGCCGCCAAACTCGGCGAAGCCGGAGTGGAATTCCGCGCCTGCCCCCGGGCCCTGCCGCTGTTAGGTCAACACGCCAAGCCCGCGCAGGAGTCCGATTGGGGCTTCGAGTTCCATGACCTGATCATGGCCGTGAAGGTCGTGGACAGCCAGGATGAGGCCCAGGAGCATATCGCGCGCTATGGCTCCAACCATACCGAGGTCATTATCTCCCGCGACCACGAGCGCATCATGCGCTTCTTGCGTGAAGTGGACGCCTCCCTGGTTGCGGCCAACGCTTCCTCACGCTTCAATGACGGCAGCGAACTCGGTTTGGGCGCGGAGATCGGCATCTCCACCTCCAAGTTGCACGCCTACGGGCCCATGGGCGCGCGCGAGCTGACCAGTTCCAAGTTCGTGATTCTGGGCAAGGGGCAGGTCAGGACCTGA
- a CDS encoding LEM-3-like GIY-YIG domain-containing protein, with the protein MLKELRFPPEVAEKLKCYVYRLIDPRNGETFYVGRGQGDRIFEHVRAALNVNGVTLLEDAGEDVKFERIRQIDAEGFDVHHVIHCHGLSEEQAKAVESALIDVYPGLTNKQLGAGSVEFGPKHVNQIIVKYAAEEAVFDDSCNYMLININKSIGNRPNVYECVRHAWGVERSRAEGSDYVLAVAWGIIRGVYVAERWLEATVENFPEQGASWNKEGKLNLGFEGKMANQTIWDSFVGKRVNLWRKRGAQYSVRYVDNRSRAKNAR; encoded by the coding sequence ATGTTGAAAGAGCTGCGCTTTCCGCCTGAAGTCGCTGAAAAGCTCAAGTGTTATGTCTACCGTTTGATTGACCCGCGTAATGGAGAAACATTTTACGTTGGGCGTGGCCAAGGTGATCGAATTTTCGAACATGTTCGCGCTGCATTGAACGTGAATGGAGTTACTTTGCTGGAAGATGCAGGAGAAGACGTTAAATTTGAGCGCATCCGCCAGATAGATGCCGAGGGCTTTGATGTCCACCACGTGATTCATTGCCATGGGTTATCCGAAGAGCAGGCCAAAGCTGTTGAATCGGCGTTGATCGATGTCTACCCAGGGTTGACCAATAAGCAGTTAGGTGCTGGATCTGTTGAATTTGGTCCTAAACATGTAAATCAGATTATTGTAAAATATGCTGCAGAAGAGGCGGTCTTTGATGATAGTTGCAACTATATGCTTATCAACATCAATAAAAGCATAGGGAATCGACCAAATGTTTATGAATGTGTTCGGCATGCTTGGGGAGTAGAGAGGTCACGTGCAGAAGGAAGTGACTATGTGCTTGCTGTAGCTTGGGGTATAATCCGTGGCGTTTATGTGGCTGAAAGGTGGCTTGAAGCTACAGTCGAAAACTTTCCCGAGCAAGGTGCGTCTTGGAATAAAGAAGGTAAGCTCAATTTGGGCTTCGAAGGTAAAATGGCCAATCAGACAATTTGGGATTCCTTCGTAGGCAAGCGAGTGAATCTTTGGAGGAAAAGAGGAGCGCAGTATTCAGTACGTTATGTTGATAATAGGAGTAGGGCCAAAAACGCACGTTGA
- a CDS encoding LuxR C-terminal-related transcriptional regulator — protein MHNTLSILRTLPEHMESFLALWAEGMRKAGYLEHTTAKREDCIVSLQIFLQPMLATLEAQGRVPEFGELARDTVWCGHLLEAARRHRFRGVTQDMFIGCFKTMVQAVVDLLPAIAAPHAARLACARVIQRFADAFETALVAEWTALSRREADERLEGSNRLLTLEKNKYENILAAISDLVLVVAEDGTVLEANLAARRIFGERLAGGLAVWDALGLEGGSMAEVLRYYPSEQAHEIHAPESGPQGEERYFELKIIPLSLVSLASRGYILVLNDITAHVRQRDRLEQVVAERTEALRAEKTQLQEMNITLRHVMSSVEKERESDRHAIAHIVETVLLPALERVRRESAAEVRKGYLDILGDQLVKLAPGVGPDGDARLLKLTPMEMKICRFIRAGSSSKDIAEAMNLSSGTIQTHRKNIRKKLALQGQDINLYTYLQSLAPSAS, from the coding sequence ATGCACAACACCCTCTCCATCCTTCGCACGCTGCCCGAGCACATGGAGTCCTTCCTGGCCCTGTGGGCCGAAGGCATGCGCAAGGCCGGCTACCTCGAACACACCACGGCCAAGCGGGAAGACTGCATCGTGTCCTTGCAGATCTTCCTGCAGCCCATGCTGGCCACCCTGGAAGCGCAGGGCAGGGTGCCGGAGTTCGGGGAACTGGCGCGCGACACTGTCTGGTGCGGGCATCTGCTGGAGGCTGCCCGGAGGCACCGCTTCCGCGGCGTGACCCAGGACATGTTCATCGGCTGCTTCAAGACCATGGTGCAGGCCGTGGTCGACCTGCTGCCTGCCATCGCCGCGCCCCATGCCGCGCGCCTTGCCTGCGCGCGGGTGATCCAGCGCTTTGCCGACGCCTTCGAGACCGCGCTCGTGGCCGAGTGGACAGCCCTGTCCCGGCGCGAGGCCGACGAGCGCCTGGAAGGCTCGAACCGCCTGCTGACCCTGGAGAAGAACAAGTACGAGAACATCCTGGCCGCTATCTCGGACCTCGTGCTGGTCGTGGCCGAGGACGGCACGGTGCTGGAGGCCAACCTCGCGGCGCGCAGGATCTTTGGCGAGCGCCTGGCCGGCGGGCTCGCGGTCTGGGATGCCCTGGGGCTGGAAGGCGGGTCCATGGCCGAGGTCCTGCGCTACTACCCCTCGGAGCAGGCCCACGAGATCCATGCCCCTGAGTCCGGGCCGCAGGGCGAGGAGCGTTACTTCGAACTCAAGATCATTCCGCTGTCCCTGGTCAGCCTGGCCTCCAGAGGCTACATCCTCGTGCTCAACGACATCACGGCGCACGTGCGCCAGCGCGACAGGCTTGAACAAGTGGTGGCCGAGCGCACCGAGGCCCTGCGCGCCGAGAAGACGCAGCTGCAGGAGATGAATATCACCCTGCGCCACGTCATGAGCAGCGTGGAAAAGGAGCGCGAGTCCGATCGCCACGCGATCGCGCACATCGTGGAGACCGTGCTGCTGCCGGCCCTGGAGCGCGTGCGCCGGGAAAGCGCGGCCGAGGTGCGCAAGGGCTACCTGGACATCCTGGGAGACCAGCTCGTGAAGCTGGCCCCGGGCGTGGGGCCTGACGGCGATGCGCGGCTGCTCAAGCTCACGCCCATGGAGATGAAGATCTGCCGCTTCATCCGCGCGGGCAGCTCCAGCAAGGACATCGCCGAGGCCATGAACCTCTCGTCCGGAACCATCCAGACCCACCGCAAGAACATACGCAAGAAGCTGGCCCTCCAGGGCCAGGACATCAACCTGTACACCTACCTGCAGTCCCTCGCCCCGTCGGCGTCCTGA